From a region of the Mercurialis annua linkage group LG1-X, ddMerAnnu1.2, whole genome shotgun sequence genome:
- the LOC126674254 gene encoding uncharacterized protein LOC126674254: MENILVFVHYNGRWNQNMEYIDFEPIGIVVNTACDYNNFQEILYKQLQINHMSTLLEIKYQVRSNYPPLKISDNVNLSFYLELKKNESDCMKYPLCISTTTSQKEVSFLDSTFTLSNADIPHSEYASKSTFEIGSTSDKQGEIPDLIHYAKMISKNTMQIEDEVQSNFKEDIIITDPRQKEIKEGQIYKDKEVLKTVLSFYAINNHFQFKVQRSCDRQYTLNCLDSKCTWQLKASRKGKSQMFMIRKLNVNHICSLFERTQDQRQATANIIADCIKSKFVDLKSVYKPADIRRDMKELYGINIGYTKAWRSKEIAEEKVRGNPADSFNLITSYLYMITLTNPGSAIEMEVKEDNTFLYVFMALNASIKGWEFCIPVIIVDGTFLTSAYGGTLLTASSQDGNGKIFPLAFCIVDSENNESWEWFMERIRDAFQMRNDMCIVSDRHDSIVKATEKVFPEASHTVCTYHLYNNMKKHFKKSATEAREAYFGAAKAYTTKSFDYYMKEIDKINKKLRPYLKDVGYKKWTRAHCGKNRHGTMTTNIAESLNAKIQAAKDLPITTLLEYLRSLVQEWSYSNRFLARSTFTALSKRGEDILNDNYIQSLRLVVSNSTDTLKSVIDQTTTFIVDLEDKTCTCRKFQLDGIPCPHAMAILKEMNQEPYKFCSRYYKKETLLKTYEATVYPIEDQKMWAIPEEVTEMIVETPLGRTKSGRPKKRRFKSISENSNNGRCSRCKLYGHNRKTCRNMPKTK; the protein is encoded by the exons ATGGAGAACATTCTGGTTTTTGTTCATTATAATGGAAGATGGAATCAGAATATGGAATACATCGACTTTGAACCAATTGGAATAGTAGTCAATACAGCATGTGACTACAACAACTTTCAAGAAATTCTGTATAAGCAACTGCAAATCAACCATATGTCAACTCTCCTAGAAATTAAATATCAAGTCAGAAGCAACTATCCACCTTTAAAAATATCTGACAATGTAAATTTATCATTCTACTTAGAGCTCAAGAAAAATGAATCAGATTGCATGAAGTATCCGTTGTGTATTTCAACAACAACATCTCAAAAGGAAGTGAGTTTTTTAGATTCAACTTTCACCTTATCGAATGCCGACATTCCACATTCAGAGTATGCTTCAAAGTCAACATTTGAGATTGGATCAACAAGTGATAAACAGGGGGAGATACCAGATTTAATACATTATGCAAAAATGATATCGAAGAATACGATGCAAATTGAAGATGAAGTGCAAAGCAACTTCAAAGAGGATATCATAATAACAGATCCAAgacaaaaagaaataaaagaaggACAGATATATAAAGACAAAGAGGTATTGAAAACTGTTTTGAGCTTTTATGCTATTAATAACCACTTTCAATTCAAAGTGCAAAGATCATGTGATAGACAGTATACATTAAATTGTTTGGATTCGAAATGCACATGGCAACTTAAGGCGTCAAGAAAAGGGAAAAGTCAGATGTTTATGATTCGGAAACTAAATGTCAACCACATTTGCTCATTATTTGAGAGAACACAAGATCAAAGGCAAGCGACAGCAAATATAATTGCAGATTGCATCAAATCAAAGTTTGTTGACCTCAAATCTGTCTACAAACCAGCTGACATTAGGAGAGATATGAAGGAACTTTATGGAATTAATATAGGCTACACAAAAGCTTGGAGATCGAAAGAAATTGCAGAGGAAAAAGTACGTGGAAATCCAGCAGACTCATTCAATCTCATAACAAGCTATTTGTACATGATAACACTCACTAATCCAGGGTCTGCAATTGAGATGGAAGTGAAGGAGGACAACACCTTCCTTTATGTGTTTATGGCATTGAATGCCTCAATCAAAGGTTGGGAATTCTGCATTCCAGTCATTATAGTGGATGGTACCTTTCTCACATCGGCATATGGCGGTACGTTATTAACAGCAAGCTCACAAGACGGTAATGGTAAAATATTTCCTCTTGCTTTTTGCATAGTTGATTCTGAAAATAATGAGTCATGGGAGTGGTTTATGGAAAGGATTAGAGACGCGTTTCAGATGCGAAATGATATGTGTATAGTGTCAGATCGACATGATAGCATCGTGAAAGCAACTGAAAAAGTTTTTCCCGAAGCTAGTCATACAGTGTGCACATACCATTTATACAACAATATGAAGAAACACTTCAAAAAATCAGCAACAGAGGCAAGAGAGGCATATTTTGGAGCAGCAAAGGCTTACACGACTAAGTCATTCGACTATTACATGAAGGAgatagacaaaataaataagaaattgaGACCTTATCTAAAAGATGTTGGATACAAAAAATGGACGAGAGCTCATTGCGGTAAGAACAGACACGGAACCATGACAACCAATATTGCTGAATCTCTCAATGCGAAAATACAAGCTGCCAAGGATCTTCCAATCACAACATTGCTAGAGTACCTGCGATCATTGGTACAAGAATGGAGCTATTCAAATAGATTTTTGGCAAGGTCAACATTCACAGCACTATCAAAAAGAGGAGAAGATATATTGAATGATAACTACATTCAGTCTCTGAGATTGGTG GTTTCAAATTCAACAGACACCTTAAAATCAGTGATTGATCAAACAACAACTTTCATTGTTGACCTCGAGGACAAAACTTGCACGTGTAGAAAATTCCAGTTAGATGGAATACCGTGCCCTCATGCAATGGCAATACTTAAGGAGATGAACCAAGAACCTTACAAGTTTTGTTCCCGATATTATAAGAAAGAAACATTGTTGAAGACTTATGAGGCAACAGTATATCCAATAGAAGATCAGAAAATGTGGGCTATACCAGAAGAAGTGACAGAAATGATTGTGGAAACACCACTTGGAAGAACAAAATCTGGAAGGCCTAAGAAGAGAAGGTTCAAATCCATAAGTGAGAATTCAAATAATGGCAGATGCAGCAGATGTAAACTCTATGGTCACAATAGGAAGACATGCAGAAATATGCCAAAGACAAAATAG
- the LOC126681420 gene encoding uncharacterized protein LOC126681420 isoform X2 — protein MWFEVGGYRLKFGLEEFALISGLRCIGDSNKFSYKLDSNRLLDKYFKGLNQVSKQTLSDFFKSRRWDCDEDGFKIAFLHFLHNFLLASPMTVRVPFLDFDIVESDRRDDYPWGLDVFNCTFVCLSTKAVRDVDSLRDEKNGDKCYYYRLIGFPYAFLCWFYECCPSITNTYVQDINSSAIPRILKWKPPFNPKYVHVDRDLFVETKTDEVIFRSVFPTAAERSALFLGNFFKKNKGKAKVSDDEQCSDNEGFEEGYCAAYDISKHTDSTQSAFTDATVTEKFEVLFAGQKKLEGELADIKRLVTSKFSELFAVVNSLKIAPHDRGTNNQDDNVGATSKDRVSKSSSKSQDENEDDVESSEAVKESHDSGEDSKVEDTESDDIFIVKLKKKTKNPSENTETSHDGEEESIEDISVKGDVNVEDEEIDNEVLSEVDKVSADCEATNKVDKVSVDAVTNDKVEKGSVDAEINEKVEKGSVDAEINEKVEIFPVHVKSNEKVFLDADIIESEHKDEDVGEETTDVVQPSEYKDDSELKDQSNIADIQAAPTSGSALEHDTVEQSLKDIPSREVQSQKTGFFDSPTFDPTDEMLEETEQSAIRISAALKAKNADYVTAAFGAVAGNQITIVRFCPFEAGSIFVDIKKQQDFLLWLLKGIDKRKKSKIYNDKEALLNPSFRFGSISIDEKVWLHTLYTRGKALSSTHVDVILYYLRKKVKIGKAFQKSCTSTDNFFDRRIQALYKLYEPTKDSSVISSKHPVCDYIIGGIMDCNICWYDADDVLFPINLENEWHWILGRLNFKDICIYVYNSLRSAKHDNAALEVLKCYSELLPLFFEMIHLYELHKDIDVNTGPYKGKKGTDPFDVKIVENLPIQDDNDCGIHMVCAAEFFIDGKEMGPDFVAKEHRARYASSLYAYGNWKENSNFVSEDECPVKYKRHIKN, from the exons atgtggtTTGAGGTTGGTGGTTATAGACTTAAGTTTGGTTTAGAAGAATTTGCTTTAATCTCGGGTCTTAGATGCATTGGTGATAGTAATAAATTCTCATATAAACTGGACTCGAATCGTCTTTTAGATAAGTACTTTAAGGGTTTAAATCAGGTTAGTAAACAAACTTTAAGTGACTTTTTTAAGAGTCGGAGATGGGACTGTGATGAGGATGGTTTCAAGATTGCATTCCTTCATTTTTTGCATAATTTCCTCCTTGCTTCTCCCATGACTGTTCGTGTTCCTTTTCTTGATTTTGATATTGTTGAGTCTGACAGACGTGACGATTATCCGTGGGGTCTAGATGTGTTTAATTGTACGTTTGTGTGTTTGAGTACGAAGGCAGTTAGGGATGTTGATAGTCTTAGGGATGAAAAAAATGGTGATAAGTGCTACTATTATCGTCTTATTGGTTTTCCCTATGCATTTCTATGCTGGTTTTACGAGTGCTGCCCTTCTATCACCAATACATACGTTCAAGATATCAATTCAAGTGCAATCCCGCGTATCTTGAAGTGGAAACCTCCTTTCAACCCGAAATACGTTCATGTCGATAGAGATTTATTTGTTGAGACTAAAACTGATGAG gttatatttcggTCGGTCTTTCCTACTGCTGCTGAACGGAGTGCCCTTTTTTTGGGTAACTTTTTCAAGAAAAACAAGGGTAAAGCTAAGGTTTCTGATGATGAACAATGCAGTGATAATGAGGGGTTTGAAGAAGGTTATTGCGCGGCGTATGATATTTCGAAACATACTGATTCCACACAAAGTGCGTTTACGGATGCGACTGTTACTGAAAAGTTTGAAGTCTTATTTGCCGGTCAAAAGAAGTTGGAGGGTGAGCTTGCTGATATTAAGCGCTTAGTCACTTCTAAATTTTCagaattgtttgccgttgttAATTCTTTGAAGATAGCGCCTCATGATCGTGGTACTAATAATCAG GATGATAATGTTGGAGCTACAAGTAAGGATAGAGTTTCTAAAAGTTCTTCAAAATCCCAAGATGAAAATGAAGACGACGTTGAATCTTCTGAGGCTGTAAAGGAAAGTCATGATAGTGGCGAAGACTCAAAAGTTGAAGATACAGAATCTGATGATATCTTTATTGTAAAG CTGAAAAAGAAGACGAAAAACCCGTCTGAAAATACAGAGACATCACATGATGGCGAAGAGGAGTCTATTGAGGATATATCAGTAAAAGGCGATGTGAATGTCGAAGATGAAGAAATTGATAATGAAGTCTTGTCTGAAGTTGATAAAGTTTCAGCTGATTGTGAAGCAACAAACAAGGTTGATAAAGTTTCAGTTGACGCTGTAACAAATGATAAGGTTGAGAAAGGTTCAGTTGATGCTGAAATTAATGAGAAGGTTGAGAAAGGTTCAGTCGACGCTGAAATTAATGAAAAGGTTGAGATATTTCCAGTTCATGTTAAATCAAATGAGAAGGTTTTTTTGGATGCTGATATTATCGAATCTGAACATAAAGACGAGGATGTTGGCGAGGAAACTACTGATGTTGTTCAACCTTCTGAATATAAGGATGATTCTGAACTTAAGGATCAGTCAAATATTGCTGACATTCAAGCTGCTCCTACGTCCGGATCTGCTCTTGAACATGATACAGTTGAGCAGAGTTTGAAAGATATTCCATCTCGTGAG GTTCAAAGTCAGAAAACTGGATTTTTTGATTCTCCAACTTTTGATCCGACTGATGAAATGTTGGAAGAGACGGAGCAGAGTGCTATTAGAATTTCTGCTGCTCTGAAGGCCAAAAAT GCTGATTATGTTACTGCTGCTTTTG GTGCCGTTGCTGGGAATCAGATAACTATTGTTCGTTTTTGTCCATTTGAAGCTGGCTCTATATTTGTAGATATTAAAAAGCAACAGGATTTCCTGCTTTGGCTTTTGAAAGGaattgataaaagaaaaaa gAGTAAGATTTATAATGATAAGGAGGCATTGTTGAATCCTTCCTTCAGGTTTGGTTCTATTTCAATTgatgaaaaagtttggcttcataCCCTCTATACTCGTGGAAAGGCTCTATCTTCTACG CATGTTGATGTTATCTTGTATTACCTGAGGAAGAAGGTTAAAATTGGTAAAGCCTTCCAGAAAAGTTGTACTTCAACCGACAATTTTTTTGATCGAAGGATACAAGCTTTGTATAAGTTGTATGAACCAACAAAAGATTCTTCTGTTATCTCTAGCAAACATCCAGTTTGCGATTATATTATTGGCGGTATTATGGATTGCAACATATGCTGGTATGATGCCGATGACGTCCTatttccgataaatttggaGAATGAATGGCATTGGATTTTAGGACGATTGAACTTCAAGGACATATGCATTTATGTGTACAATTCACTGAGATCAGCAAAACATGACAATGCCGCGCTTGAAGTTCTGAAGTGTTATAGTGAGTTGCTGCCATTGTTTTTTGAAATGATTCATTTGTATGAGTTGCACAAAGACATCGATGTTAATACTGGTCCGTATAAGGGAAAGAAAGGAACCGATCCTTTTGATGTGAAAATTGTTGAAAATCTGCCTATTCAAGATGATAA tgACTGTGGAATCCATATGGTTTGTGCTGCTGAATTTTTCATTGATGGAAAAGAAATGGGTCCTGATTTTGTTGCTAAAGAACACCGTGCTCGCTATGCATCCTCTTTGTATGCGTATGGTAATTGGAAGGAAAATTCTAACTTTGTCAGTGAAGATGAATGTCCAGTCAAGTACAAGAGGCAcatcaaaaattga
- the LOC126681420 gene encoding uncharacterized protein LOC126681420 isoform X1 produces MWFEVGGYRLKFGLEEFALISGLRCIGDSNKFSYKLDSNRLLDKYFKGLNQVSKQTLSDFFKSRRWDCDEDGFKIAFLHFLHNFLLASPMTVRVPFLDFDIVESDRRDDYPWGLDVFNCTFVCLSTKAVRDVDSLRDEKNGDKCYYYRLIGFPYAFLCWFYECCPSITNTYVQDINSSAIPRILKWKPPFNPKYVHVDRDLFVETKTDEVIFRSVFPTAAERSALFLGNFFKKNKGKAKVSDDEQCSDNEGFEEGYCAAYDISKHTDSTQSAFTDATVTEKFEVLFAGQKKLEGELADIKRLVTSKFSELFAVVNSLKIAPHDRGTNNQDDNVGATSKDRVSKSSSKSQDENEDDVESSEAVKESHDSGEDSKVEDTESDDIFIVKLKKKTKNPSENTETSHDGEEESIEDISVKGDVNVEDEEIDNEVLSEVDKVSADCEATNKVDKVSVDAVTNDKVEKGSVDAEINEKVEKGSVDAEINEKVEIFPVHVKSNEKVFLDADIIESEHKDEDVGEETTDVVQPSEYKDDSELKDQSNIADIQAAPTSGSALEHDTVEQSLKDIPSREVQSQKTGFFDSPTFDPTDEMLEETEQSAIRISAALKAKNADYVTAAFGMVSLNSDIVTPCIPKRTIKPSFVYKSPFLTEFGSSEGAVAGNQITIVRFCPFEAGSIFVDIKKQQDFLLWLLKGIDKRKKSKIYNDKEALLNPSFRFGSISIDEKVWLHTLYTRGKALSSTHVDVILYYLRKKVKIGKAFQKSCTSTDNFFDRRIQALYKLYEPTKDSSVISSKHPVCDYIIGGIMDCNICWYDADDVLFPINLENEWHWILGRLNFKDICIYVYNSLRSAKHDNAALEVLKCYSELLPLFFEMIHLYELHKDIDVNTGPYKGKKGTDPFDVKIVENLPIQDDNDCGIHMVCAAEFFIDGKEMGPDFVAKEHRARYASSLYAYGNWKENSNFVSEDECPVKYKRHIKN; encoded by the exons atgtggtTTGAGGTTGGTGGTTATAGACTTAAGTTTGGTTTAGAAGAATTTGCTTTAATCTCGGGTCTTAGATGCATTGGTGATAGTAATAAATTCTCATATAAACTGGACTCGAATCGTCTTTTAGATAAGTACTTTAAGGGTTTAAATCAGGTTAGTAAACAAACTTTAAGTGACTTTTTTAAGAGTCGGAGATGGGACTGTGATGAGGATGGTTTCAAGATTGCATTCCTTCATTTTTTGCATAATTTCCTCCTTGCTTCTCCCATGACTGTTCGTGTTCCTTTTCTTGATTTTGATATTGTTGAGTCTGACAGACGTGACGATTATCCGTGGGGTCTAGATGTGTTTAATTGTACGTTTGTGTGTTTGAGTACGAAGGCAGTTAGGGATGTTGATAGTCTTAGGGATGAAAAAAATGGTGATAAGTGCTACTATTATCGTCTTATTGGTTTTCCCTATGCATTTCTATGCTGGTTTTACGAGTGCTGCCCTTCTATCACCAATACATACGTTCAAGATATCAATTCAAGTGCAATCCCGCGTATCTTGAAGTGGAAACCTCCTTTCAACCCGAAATACGTTCATGTCGATAGAGATTTATTTGTTGAGACTAAAACTGATGAG gttatatttcggTCGGTCTTTCCTACTGCTGCTGAACGGAGTGCCCTTTTTTTGGGTAACTTTTTCAAGAAAAACAAGGGTAAAGCTAAGGTTTCTGATGATGAACAATGCAGTGATAATGAGGGGTTTGAAGAAGGTTATTGCGCGGCGTATGATATTTCGAAACATACTGATTCCACACAAAGTGCGTTTACGGATGCGACTGTTACTGAAAAGTTTGAAGTCTTATTTGCCGGTCAAAAGAAGTTGGAGGGTGAGCTTGCTGATATTAAGCGCTTAGTCACTTCTAAATTTTCagaattgtttgccgttgttAATTCTTTGAAGATAGCGCCTCATGATCGTGGTACTAATAATCAG GATGATAATGTTGGAGCTACAAGTAAGGATAGAGTTTCTAAAAGTTCTTCAAAATCCCAAGATGAAAATGAAGACGACGTTGAATCTTCTGAGGCTGTAAAGGAAAGTCATGATAGTGGCGAAGACTCAAAAGTTGAAGATACAGAATCTGATGATATCTTTATTGTAAAG CTGAAAAAGAAGACGAAAAACCCGTCTGAAAATACAGAGACATCACATGATGGCGAAGAGGAGTCTATTGAGGATATATCAGTAAAAGGCGATGTGAATGTCGAAGATGAAGAAATTGATAATGAAGTCTTGTCTGAAGTTGATAAAGTTTCAGCTGATTGTGAAGCAACAAACAAGGTTGATAAAGTTTCAGTTGACGCTGTAACAAATGATAAGGTTGAGAAAGGTTCAGTTGATGCTGAAATTAATGAGAAGGTTGAGAAAGGTTCAGTCGACGCTGAAATTAATGAAAAGGTTGAGATATTTCCAGTTCATGTTAAATCAAATGAGAAGGTTTTTTTGGATGCTGATATTATCGAATCTGAACATAAAGACGAGGATGTTGGCGAGGAAACTACTGATGTTGTTCAACCTTCTGAATATAAGGATGATTCTGAACTTAAGGATCAGTCAAATATTGCTGACATTCAAGCTGCTCCTACGTCCGGATCTGCTCTTGAACATGATACAGTTGAGCAGAGTTTGAAAGATATTCCATCTCGTGAG GTTCAAAGTCAGAAAACTGGATTTTTTGATTCTCCAACTTTTGATCCGACTGATGAAATGTTGGAAGAGACGGAGCAGAGTGCTATTAGAATTTCTGCTGCTCTGAAGGCCAAAAAT GCTGATTATGTTACTGCTGCTTTTGGTATGGTTTCTCTAAATTCCGATATAGTTACACCTTGTATTCCTAAAAGGACTATTAAGCCTAGTTTTGTCTACAAGTCACCATTCTTAACCGAGTTTGGTTCTTCTGAAGGTGCCGTTGCTGGGAATCAGATAACTATTGTTCGTTTTTGTCCATTTGAAGCTGGCTCTATATTTGTAGATATTAAAAAGCAACAGGATTTCCTGCTTTGGCTTTTGAAAGGaattgataaaagaaaaaa gAGTAAGATTTATAATGATAAGGAGGCATTGTTGAATCCTTCCTTCAGGTTTGGTTCTATTTCAATTgatgaaaaagtttggcttcataCCCTCTATACTCGTGGAAAGGCTCTATCTTCTACG CATGTTGATGTTATCTTGTATTACCTGAGGAAGAAGGTTAAAATTGGTAAAGCCTTCCAGAAAAGTTGTACTTCAACCGACAATTTTTTTGATCGAAGGATACAAGCTTTGTATAAGTTGTATGAACCAACAAAAGATTCTTCTGTTATCTCTAGCAAACATCCAGTTTGCGATTATATTATTGGCGGTATTATGGATTGCAACATATGCTGGTATGATGCCGATGACGTCCTatttccgataaatttggaGAATGAATGGCATTGGATTTTAGGACGATTGAACTTCAAGGACATATGCATTTATGTGTACAATTCACTGAGATCAGCAAAACATGACAATGCCGCGCTTGAAGTTCTGAAGTGTTATAGTGAGTTGCTGCCATTGTTTTTTGAAATGATTCATTTGTATGAGTTGCACAAAGACATCGATGTTAATACTGGTCCGTATAAGGGAAAGAAAGGAACCGATCCTTTTGATGTGAAAATTGTTGAAAATCTGCCTATTCAAGATGATAA tgACTGTGGAATCCATATGGTTTGTGCTGCTGAATTTTTCATTGATGGAAAAGAAATGGGTCCTGATTTTGTTGCTAAAGAACACCGTGCTCGCTATGCATCCTCTTTGTATGCGTATGGTAATTGGAAGGAAAATTCTAACTTTGTCAGTGAAGATGAATGTCCAGTCAAGTACAAGAGGCAcatcaaaaattga
- the LOC126677919 gene encoding uncharacterized protein LOC126677919, with the protein MRGQGGSGDPTRGRGRRGNPARGRGRGNPAVRAPVEDIPVQDQQQEVEAAPPVQPRQPGEPPAELDDQGRALCFPDASRERLLNSGPISRSMREIFRKCWFANGRAWRFLTPEQRDFYWEEFKKEYWWDTADYSDDVIKGVFMTHAANRYKDVIHRMRDKDGKHTSISQDIWDSWQAVWASEDEKKKSDVARANRMSEPAGAGSGPVRHTGGSRSAIRHMDVLADELGRKPTATELYTRMHSTKADKGVMVDKRAQDMSDAIAQRLAAASQPPTGEGGSSSTAEVDETQLFLDIEGVNKKRRVYGLGSATSAYVDTTTSSRARTRSTQSQRTEEEIERRVRAGIQDGLRQITTEVEDLRAQQARTNERMAEIIQAEMAKMMQTLPPQYRPPPGPSDDDDTPTS; encoded by the exons ATGAGAGGGCAGGGTGGTTCAGGTGATCCGACTAGAGGTCGGGGACGTCGGGGTAACCCAGCTAGAGGTCGTGGTCGGGGTAACCCAGCTGTGCGTGCCCCTGTTGAGGATATCCCTGTTCAGGATCAGCAGCAGGAGGTGGAGGCGGCACCCCCCGTTCAGCCCCGACAGCCAGGAGAGCCCCCTGCAGAGCTGGATGATCAGGGGAGGGCACTGTGTTTCCCAGACGCCAGcag GGAGAGGCTGTTGAACTCTGGACCAATCTCCCGATCTATGCGGGAGATCTTTAGAAAGTGCTGGTTCGCGAATGGGCGAGCCTGGCGGTTTCTGACTCCAGAGCAGAGAGATTTCTATTGGGAGGAATTTAAg AAGGAATACTGGTGGGATACGGCGGATTACAGCGACGACGTCATCAAAGGTGTATTCATGACGCATGCTGCCAACCGATACAAGGACGTTATTCACAGGATGAGAGACAAGGACGGCAAACATACCTCGATCAGCCAAGATATCTGGGATTCCTGGCAGGCCGTCTGGGCGTCAGAGGACGAGAAGAAGAAGTCCGATGTAGCTCGCGCtaatcggatgagcgagcctGCTGGAGCCGGTTCCGGACCAGTACGCCACACAGGGGGATCCCGTTCCGCCATCAGACATATGGATGTGTTG gCTGACGAGCTCGGCCGCAAGCCTACCGCAACGGAGCTGTATACTCGGATGCACTCCACGAAAGCTGACAAGGGTGTCATGGTAGACAAGAGGGCCCAAGACATGAGT GATGCAATTGCTCAGAGACTTGCTGCTGCATCGCAGCCGCCGACCGGAGAGGGTGGTTCGTCTAGCACAGCAGAAGTCGACGAGACGCAGCTATTTCTAGAtatcgagggcgtcaacaagaagcgGCGTGTCTACGGGTTGGGTTCAGCGACTAGTGCGTACGTGGATACGACGACGTCTAGTAGGGCGAGGACCAGGTCCACACAGTCACAGCGAACTGAGGAGGAGATCGAGCGGCGTGTGCGGGCGGGGATCCAGGACGGACTGCGCCAGATTACCACTGAGGTGGAGGATCTCCGTGCCCAGCAGGCGAGAACCAATGAGAGGATGGCCGAGATTATTCAGGCCGAGATGGCGAAGATGATGCAGACTCTTCCTCCGCAGTATCGCCCACCCCCAGGTCCTtcagacgatgacgacactccGACTTCGTAG
- the LOC126665050 gene encoding zinc finger CCCH domain-containing protein 20-like, with protein MMMIGEQPRLSNPTVQIPSWDPFFDEPTSPLPSPFSNAASSSPFLDSLTALHRYLPSNESDSLTSDDFDLPVDAYSCDQFRMYEFKVRRCARGRSHDWTECPYAHPGEKARRRDPRRYHYSGIACPDFRKGGCRKGDTCEFAHGVFECWLHPARYRTQPCKDGPACRRQVCFFAHTPDQLRILPQASPRSGSGDMEIGSPLRHHLESYLTKAGSFGSSPTSILASPPSSPPSDSPPISPSSHQVIGGSFGSFNSPGELAVSMRSMQLGKMKLGHGSWGMQNGFGSPRGVSSLRPNFYSLPSTPTRVMSRVGPGQLDFWDSSFDEEPVMERVESGRDLRAKIYAKLSKENSLDRVDPAPSAPDVGWVSELVK; from the coding sequence ATGATGATGATCGGAGAACAACCTCGGCTTTCAAATCCGACCGTCCAAATCCCATCATGGGACCCATTCTTCGACGAGCCAACGTCACCGTTACCATCCCCATTCAGTAACGCCGCCAGTTCTTCTCCTTTCCTTGATTCTTTAACCGCTCTCCACCGTTACTTGCCGTCAAACGAGTCCGACTCGCTAACCAGCGATGACTTTGACTTGCCTGTGGATGCTTATTCGTGTGATCAGTTCCGCATGTATGAGTTTAAGGTGAGGAGGTGCGCACGTGGCAGGTCACATGACTGGACTGAATGTCCGTACGCTCATCCCGGAGAAAAGGCTCGCCGGAGAGATCCTCGCCGTTATCATTACTCCGGTATTGCTTGTCCGGACTTTAGGAAGGGCGGTTGCAGGAAAGGTGACACTTGTGAGTTCGCTCATGGAGTTTTCGAGTGCTGGCTGCATCCCGCTCGGTATCGTACGCAACCTTGTAAAGATGGCCCGGCTTGTCGCCGCCAGGTTTGTTTTTTCGCGCATACACCAGATCAGCTTCGGATTTTGCCTCAGGCGAGCCCCAGATCCGGGTCGGGTGATATGGAAATCGGGTCGCCTTTGAGGCATCATTTGGAGTCGTATTTGACGAAGGCTGGATCATTCGGGTCTTCTCCTACATCTATTCTGGCTTCGCCACCATCATCTCCTCCATcagattctccaccaatttcaCCTAGCAGCCATCAAGTGATTGGCGGCTCATTTGGCTCCTTTAATTCACCCGGTGAGCTTGCTGTCTCTATGCGCAGTATGCAGCTGGGTAAAATGAAATTGGGACATGGTTCCTGGGGCATGCAGAATGGGTTTGGGTCGCCCCGTGGTGTGTCATCTCTTCGACCCAATTTTTACAGCTTGCCTTCTACCCCGACCCGGGTGATGTCCCGGGTCGGACCAGGTCAGCTGGATTTCTGGGACTCTAGCTTTGATGAAGAACCAGTGATGGAGAGGGTGGAGTCTGGAAGAGATTTAAGGGCAAAGATTTATGCAAAACTATCCAAGGAGAACTCACTGGATCGAGTTGACCCGGCTCCATCTGCACCTGATGTCGGGTGGGTATCTGAGCTGGTGAAATAA